The genomic window ACTACAGCCCATCCATTTCCAgcaataaatatgtaaacaacTGCTGTGATTCCCAGcacatcaaatgtcttgtttcaaaTGTCTCTCAAACATTTTAGAGGTAGTATACTGAACAtttgattaaagaaaataaaaacataaatgttgaGGATGATTATACAATTGTAAATTCTTTGAATATTGTTTCTTGCAAGAAAGactaaatggtaaatggactatACTTCtgtagcgcctttctagtcttccgaccactcaaagcgtgTTTTACACTACACATTGACCCATTCACGCACATTCACACGCTGAATGgatacaggggctaccatgcaaggtcccaacaTGCCCATCAGAGGggatctaatcattcatacacatccacacactgatggcacagccatcagtaGCAATTTGGGGTTgagtatcttgctcaaggacactttggaTATGCAGACTGGAGCTGGGAATTAAACCACCAATCTTCCGAtcagtggacgacccgctccacctcctgagccacaacCCGCCCTAATCTGTCCACTCTCTCAGGcatgtgggtttttttcataataaattggaaaaaaaaacataattggaGCATTATGAACGCAAGTAACTAACCCCGTTAGGTAAACCGGGGTGCAGTCCTGCCCTCAGAAAAGTTTCTCGAGGTAAATTTTGCATAGGTCATCCATTGCTGGTGCGAACTAGCAGATTAGCATGCTAGCCACACACTTGTTGACCCGGCGTTATCACTCCCTCTCCCCTGTGTCCTCAGCCACGCTACGCCGGTGTTTGGTTAGGAACTCACTGGCCTCCCGAACAGAAGATAGCCGCCTCCTACCACCGTCTTTGGTGGTGATGAGCAGTCTGGCTGGTTAGTGCAGAACGGCTTTTAAGCCAAGGTTGTAGAGGTCCCTCATTGCCTCTCTGGTACAATTTCTTCATCTTTGGAGACAGTTTCCTCACACTCAGTCTCGCTCCCGCAGCTGCTCATTTTCTTCTGAGTAGGCTACTCCACAAAGGTGATGTTGTTGTGAGTCGGAGGGGCCAGAAACATGCGTCAACCACATGCgtttgtttctctgctgtatGATTGGCTGTTCATGTAGTGTTTTTGTAGTTGGAGGAAAACGGACTCAAAAGTAACTATCAAAAAAACCCTCATAAATTCATCATCGTTATTGTGGAAGATTTTATCGTGAAAATTATTGAGATTGTTTTATCGCCCAGCCCTATTCCACTGGCAGACTTTCTAGACCTTTCAAGATTCCCCACTTAACCACAGGTCTCCTAAAACAGTCCTAATCATCAAGGGCCCCCCTCTCTACTGCTGGGACATTACAAAAAGTCTTCGTGCCAGGACCAGAATTGGGTTTGGAAGGTTGTGTATACACAGCTAGCTCGTATAACTTGTTGTGTTCCTGTTGAAAGGCCTCCTGAGTAGTCATCGAGCCGTGCCAGGCTGTTTGTTTGCACGCTAAGCTTTCaagtgcgtgtttgtgtgtgtgagcgtacTTGTGGTTTATTCCTCACCATGCTTGCCCAGTGCTGGCCTGTGATTAGCCATGTTGCTGGCTGCAGTTTGGTCTCGGCTGAGTCGGAGTCTCTGGAAGGCTGCAGtcatccttccctctctccccgGGTCCTCTGCTTCCTCCCAGATGCCTCCAGCTGGTGTCCATTatgctgcaggtgtgtgtgtcgggCTCCGGTTTAGCATTATGCCTCCCAACTTCAGGCCCTGTTCATCTGCACAGCTGATCAGGGCAAGATGCTGCTTCTGCTGTATGCATGTAGGAGTTTAGTGGTGACACATCACAGTGGACAAGATGTTTTCAGAAAAGGATGGTTTCATGTGAACTGAAATTTAGGAAATGGGTGTGTGATTCTTTGAAatttgcacatttatctttacaTCTATCGACGCTTTTATTGTCTTTGCTGAATTCAAATGATCAAACTCAAATATGGTTATGGTTCATGTTGATGTGTGTGAAAATGAGTCAGAAGTGGACAGACAAGCTCTCTGGTTGCTGCCGAGCTCAGTGAGTGTGGCAGCTCCACCATGTCCAACTGAGTCTCAGTCTGTGACAAATGGGGCCATCCCTGCAGTAATCAGATTAGAGGACCTAAGTGACGTGCTGCAAATGTCCCACCTTGTGATCCTGTGCATTCATTTTATTACAGCCGTGAGCTAATGAGATTACCCCTCAAAACAGAGCTGCTCCACCAGGAAGCGGCTGCGTAAACCTACCTCTGCAGCAGCTGGGGAGCAGCAGCCTTTTTCCCTCAATGGCCTCTACGTTCAGTCACCTCTCTCTTTCAGCCGTAGTGTGACTGTGTTGGTGTGTGGCCAGAGTCTGCTCACAGCTCCACTACGAGGCTAATCCATGTTTGTGCCTTGGATCTCCTCCACAGGAAACCCAGGATCAACTCCCAGCTGGTTGCCCAGCAGGTGGCTCAGCAGTACCCAATGCCTCCCCCGCCCAAGAAGGAGCGGAGGGAGAGGAGCGAGCGCTCAGACAAGGAGCGCCCAGATGGCGAAGGGGAGCGCGCCAACGGAGAGGGACGTCCCGAAGGTGAGCGTCCAGAGAGAGTGAGGCCAGAGGGAGACACCCCTGAGAAAGACAAGAGCGACAAGGAACAGCCAATCAAAGACAAACCCGACAGAGAGAAGGACATCAGCCCAGCCGTCACGAAGAAGCCCAGCAGCAAAAAGACCAGGTCAGTGTGCATGTCAAGGCttcaattgtgtgtgtgtgtatgtgtgtgtgtgtgtgtgtgtgtgtgtgtgtgtgtggatgtctACTGTGCTGCTTTTATCCTcactggtgtgtttctgttttcctccaGACCTAAATCAGACAACCATCAGAGCCCACCCAGCGACAAACAAAGCATACAATCTGGCAAATCAGCAACCAAGACCAACAAGAACTCTCACATTTCCAGGTGTGTAGCACCCCCCCCTTCCTCTGCATATCTTTAGCAGAACACATGGTTTCACATCTATGACTACACAGCACTTCTGTTTAGAGGAAGGCAATGCATCTAGTGAGAAACCTCAAATGATTCACAAATGATCTTTTACACTAAACACCCACTCTCACTTTATGTACACTTGTTCTGACTGTTCATGTGTCAACCGATGAATTGAGCAATTTAGTGTAACCACCCACACAATGCTGGCAGCCTCCCCCTTGTTGTTGCTGAGACACAGATATCGTGGTTGGCATTTCTAGTCGTCAACTagagtaactttttttttctgttttttgccCCTCAGGCCCAAACTGAAGAACATTGACCGGAGCACTGCCCAGCAGTTGGCTATCACCGTAGGGAACGTGACAGTGATCATAACAGACTTTAAGGAGAAGACCCGCTCCTCATCCACGTCCTCGTCCACCATCACGTCCAGCGCAGGCTCCGAACAGCAGCACCAGAGCTCCGGCTCCGAGAGCATGGACAAGGGCTCGTCGCGCGCCTCCACCCCTAAAGGGGATCTCTCTGTGGGGCACGACGAGTCGTTCTGAGGTCCCACACCTTTTCCACCCGTCCTCACCCTGCTCCACTCCCCCCTTTTCCCCACGTTTCTGGACACTATGGATCCCATAGGGGGAGAGATTTCACCTTTCCCACTGCTGCCCTGCCTCCATTCCATGACCACCCCTGGATGCTGAGAGGAGCTGGCTGGCTGAGAGGAACAGCACAGTGCGCCTGTCCTGGGAAATGAACGCCCTGCTTAGGGGGGCTTCCCTCGTGGTCACACACGTCGTACAGGCAAGGAGAGCTGGGCTGTAAGGAATAACGCCCCTACCCCCACACCCCCCCTGCGGTAGCATCCAGACACTTGtatgtattgttttatatttgtacgTGGATGTGAGGCCAAGTcgacattttttttgtttgtttgtttttgtaaagaagAATTCTCCGCTGGGCACAATAACCACCAtcattttaataactttaaaCTATTATTACCCTTATTTATTACCTGTTGCACCTGTATACTTTGATATTCTCCTTTTTATGTTGAAGCTTTGCTGTGTAGCTCTGCCAATTGATCGttccttcagtgtttttattacagTTGAAATGATACGACAAGACTCgagtcacagacagacacacaaacacacacaaacatatacacacacacacacacacacacacacacacacacacactggtgctAGATACACTGTGAAGCGGTTTTGCAAATCTGGGATTGCCCATTCACTCAATGTGACAAAGTGCTGATGAATCAAATTCTCATTCACTTTTCTCAACAACACTGTCTCACTCTGAACACTGTCGGGACCTCCATCAGGTCCGTCTACTTGTTCTGTACAGGTCAATGTGCATCAGAAGAAGGTCACCTGAACTTCAGACACCTGACTTTTTCAACTAGACTGTCTATGATTTAGTATGCTATAGCAGATCTCTTATACAGTATCTTATGTCCTTAACTGTACAGTGTAGGCTGTTGTGTAAAACACTAAAAGCTGTTGATATTTTCTGCATTCCGTACTTTAATATTAAGTTTTCTGGCTGAAGGTAGAGCTGTCTTGTCAGCTCTTGAGCcagactttttttattttcagttgtgACTGAAGGATGGTTACATGCAGTTCCAGTTGGTGAAACCATATCGAACTGTAAAATAGACCTGTTGTGTCAAGCTGTTGTGAATcgatttcatttttcttttgtggtgGTCCTAAAGACAACTTTGAATCTTCCTGATATCCCCGAAACAAGTGCAAAGACATGAA from Thunnus maccoyii chromosome 3, fThuMac1.1, whole genome shotgun sequence includes these protein-coding regions:
- the rybpb gene encoding RING1 and YY1-binding protein B, which translates into the protein MGDKKSPTRPKRQAKQTADDGYWDCSVCTFRNTAEAFKCSICDVRKGTSTRKPRINSQLVAQQVAQQYPMPPPPKKERRERSERSDKERPDGEGERANGEGRPEGERPERVRPEGDTPEKDKSDKEQPIKDKPDREKDISPAVTKKPSSKKTRPKSDNHQSPPSDKQSIQSGKSATKTNKNSHISRPKLKNIDRSTAQQLAITVGNVTVIITDFKEKTRSSSTSSSTITSSAGSEQQHQSSGSESMDKGSSRASTPKGDLSVGHDESF